One window from the genome of Luteolibacter rhizosphaerae encodes:
- a CDS encoding PEP/pyruvate-binding domain-containing protein, producing MTEPFVIRLQDPAAANPALTGGKGSSLAKLHRAEFRVPDGFVVTARSFKEFSTGGRELPLQVTAEIRAHLEHYGDQAFAVRSSSTAEDSADAAFAGQHETYLNIRGTEQILLRVTDCFLSLWNERAVAYRQQRGMDEASASMAVVVQRLVPCDSAGVAFSLDPVSGDARRILIDANRGLGESVVGGETQVDHWVIARDGLSVIEESIASKTSRTIPAENGIRHQELSGEEARAPSLTAAQTREVAKLVLEVERKAAFPQDIEWGFAGDELWLLQARPITTLPERWTRQESAERFPTPISPLTWDFVEAGFHDSLAWSLKLMGMPPCPGAVVRELRSLHLWKSESGGALLPAPLSRG from the coding sequence ATGACGGAACCCTTTGTCATTCGACTTCAAGATCCAGCGGCCGCGAACCCCGCCCTGACGGGCGGCAAGGGATCTAGCCTGGCCAAGCTCCACCGCGCGGAGTTCCGCGTGCCCGACGGCTTCGTCGTCACCGCGAGATCCTTCAAGGAATTCTCCACGGGCGGCAGAGAGCTACCCCTGCAAGTGACCGCGGAGATCCGGGCCCACCTGGAGCACTACGGGGATCAGGCCTTCGCCGTGCGCTCTTCCTCGACCGCGGAAGACTCCGCGGATGCCGCTTTCGCGGGACAGCATGAGACCTACCTGAACATCCGCGGGACCGAGCAGATCCTGCTCCGGGTGACGGATTGCTTTCTCTCGCTCTGGAACGAACGAGCGGTGGCCTATCGCCAGCAGCGCGGAATGGACGAAGCTTCCGCGAGCATGGCGGTGGTGGTGCAGCGGCTTGTTCCCTGCGACTCCGCCGGCGTGGCCTTCAGCTTGGATCCGGTAAGCGGGGATGCCAGGCGCATCCTCATCGATGCGAACCGGGGCTTGGGCGAATCCGTAGTGGGAGGAGAGACCCAGGTGGATCACTGGGTGATCGCGCGGGATGGATTGAGTGTGATCGAGGAGTCCATCGCGAGCAAGACTTCACGAACGATCCCGGCGGAGAACGGGATCCGCCACCAAGAACTGAGCGGCGAGGAAGCACGCGCCCCATCCCTCACCGCAGCGCAAACGCGAGAGGTGGCGAAGCTCGTCCTGGAAGTGGAGCGCAAGGCAGCCTTCCCTCAGGACATCGAATGGGGCTTTGCGGGAGACGAACTCTGGCTTCTGCAAGCACGCCCCATCACCACGCTGCCGGAGCGATGGACGCGGCAGGAATCCGCCGAGCGCTTCCCGACACCGATCAGCCCGCTGACTTGGGACTTCGTTGAGGCAGGCTTCCACGACTCGCTCGCATGGTCCCTGAAGCTGATGGGAATGCCGCCCTGCCCCGGGGCGGTGGTTCGCGAGCTTCGATCACTACATTTATGGAAATCAGAATCTGGCGGAGCACTACTGCCGGCTCCCCTTTCACGCGGATAG
- a CDS encoding 3'-5' exonuclease, translated as MLPWRVLIGECQFTAIDFESAGAARGQTDVPVQVGLARWSLAAGHGENFVSYLASDAPIQWSARKVHGIRDEDLAGAPGLLSLWPELKRHLAGAVVVAHGKGTEKRFLRAFPGHGFGPWVDTLLLARAAWPELSDHSLSALCEARGLSPRVATMIPSRRWHDALYDAAASLILLEDVVESFDLKEKPVEWLLEPDTRGWHRLRGS; from the coding sequence GTGTTGCCGTGGCGCGTGCTCATCGGGGAATGCCAGTTCACGGCGATCGATTTCGAATCGGCGGGTGCCGCGCGCGGGCAGACCGATGTGCCGGTGCAGGTGGGCTTGGCACGCTGGTCCCTCGCCGCAGGGCACGGCGAGAACTTCGTCTCCTATCTGGCGTCCGATGCGCCCATCCAGTGGTCGGCCCGGAAGGTCCACGGTATCCGCGATGAGGATCTGGCTGGAGCACCGGGCCTTCTCTCCCTCTGGCCCGAGCTCAAGCGCCATCTGGCTGGCGCGGTGGTGGTGGCCCATGGCAAGGGCACCGAAAAGCGCTTCCTGCGTGCCTTCCCCGGCCACGGCTTCGGCCCTTGGGTCGATACCCTCCTGCTGGCACGCGCCGCTTGGCCGGAGCTGAGCGATCATTCCCTCTCCGCCCTATGCGAAGCACGGGGCCTGAGCCCCCGGGTGGCCACCATGATCCCGAGCCGCCGCTGGCACGACGCCCTATACGACGCCGCGGCGTCGTTGATCTTGTTAGAAGACGTTGTGGAAAGCTTCGACCTGAAAGAGAAACCGGTGGAGTGGCTGCTGGAACCGGACACTCGTGGCTGGCATCGGCTGAGAGGCAGCTAG
- the fmt gene encoding methionyl-tRNA formyltransferase — protein MSEDSRIIFFGSGEIAIPSFRWLIESGPRPLALITQPDKPAGRHRSTLTPPPIKRIAVEAGIPVLQPESVREEGSLIALRGLQPDLIVVMAYGQILPKALIAIPRIACINLHASLLPRYRGASCIQSAIDEGDAETGITVMHMVPKLDAGDIILSKSTPIGVGDTGGILHDRMADLAAGALGAALPLLLDGSASRTPQDPELATYAPKLERDHGRLDWTWAAPRLERRIRAYEPWPGTWSEIVEEGKPPKRLKVYPVQGIVDSGDGSPGSLSFSPDGGLQVACAGGRLVLGEVQPDGSRRMSAVEWANGFHGKPLPHLR, from the coding sequence ATGTCAGAGGATTCCCGGATCATCTTTTTCGGCAGCGGGGAGATTGCGATCCCTTCCTTCCGCTGGCTCATCGAGTCGGGCCCGCGGCCGTTGGCACTGATAACGCAGCCTGACAAACCGGCCGGGCGCCATCGCAGCACGCTCACGCCGCCGCCGATCAAGCGGATCGCGGTGGAGGCCGGGATCCCCGTGCTCCAGCCGGAGAGCGTGAGAGAGGAGGGGAGCCTGATCGCGCTGCGGGGGCTGCAGCCGGACCTGATCGTGGTGATGGCCTACGGCCAGATCCTGCCGAAGGCTCTTATCGCGATTCCCCGCATCGCCTGCATCAATCTGCACGCCTCGCTGCTGCCGCGCTACCGCGGCGCCTCATGCATCCAATCCGCGATCGATGAGGGCGATGCTGAGACTGGCATCACCGTGATGCACATGGTGCCGAAGCTGGATGCGGGGGATATCATTCTCTCCAAGTCCACGCCGATCGGCGTGGGCGATACCGGTGGGATTCTTCACGACCGGATGGCGGATCTGGCGGCGGGGGCACTCGGTGCCGCACTGCCCTTGCTTCTGGATGGAAGTGCCTCGCGTACGCCGCAGGATCCGGAGCTGGCTACCTATGCGCCGAAGCTTGAGCGGGATCACGGCCGCTTGGACTGGACTTGGGCCGCGCCGCGGCTTGAGCGGAGGATCCGGGCCTATGAGCCCTGGCCCGGGACTTGGAGCGAGATTGTGGAGGAGGGGAAACCGCCCAAGCGTTTGAAGGTCTATCCGGTGCAGGGCATTGTCGATAGCGGCGATGGATCGCCGGGGAGCTTGAGCTTTTCGCCTGACGGTGGATTGCAGGTGGCTTGTGCTGGAGGACGGCTTGTCCTCGGTGAAGTGCAGCCAGATGGGTCGCGGCGGATGTCGGCGGTGGAGTGGGCCAATGGCTTCCATGGGAAGCCGCTGCCGCATTTGCGCTGA
- a CDS encoding aminotransferase class III-fold pyridoxal phosphate-dependent enzyme — translation MATLPPFDYAPLPYTGPSPEEVLALRKQHVSPGIFHYYKKPVMIVEGKGQYLFDETGRRYLDGFGGIVTVSVGHCHPEVVAAANLQNETINHTTTIYLHPNIALYAQELAAKMPGDLKVCYFVNSGSEANDLAMLMARAYTGNYDAIALRNAYHGGSPSAMALTSHHTWKFNVPHSHGVQHARMPDTYRGPFGKDDPDAGRKYAADIEELIRFGSSGKIAAFIAESIQGVGGTVVFPDGYLKHAYAHARAAGGLCIADEVQAGFGRTGTHFWGFETQGVIPDIVTMAKGIGNGCPLAAVVTTPEIAQTLATRIHFNTFGGNPVSMAQGRAVLKVIEKEGLQANSLAIGTRLTDGFRRLAEKHSLIGEVRGLGLMLGIELVKDRITKEPAREECAEVFERCKDLGLLIGKGGLWGNVLRIKPPMCITAADADFMLEVIDEALASA, via the coding sequence ATGGCCACGCTCCCACCCTTCGACTACGCCCCGCTGCCCTACACCGGTCCCTCGCCGGAGGAGGTTCTCGCCCTCCGCAAGCAGCACGTCAGCCCCGGCATCTTCCACTACTACAAGAAGCCGGTCATGATCGTGGAAGGGAAGGGACAATATCTCTTCGATGAAACCGGCCGTCGTTATCTCGATGGCTTCGGCGGCATCGTCACCGTCAGCGTCGGCCACTGCCACCCGGAAGTCGTCGCCGCCGCGAATCTCCAGAACGAGACGATCAATCACACCACCACCATCTATCTTCACCCGAATATCGCGCTCTACGCGCAGGAACTCGCCGCGAAGATGCCCGGCGATTTGAAGGTCTGCTACTTCGTGAACAGCGGCTCGGAGGCCAATGACCTCGCCATGCTCATGGCCCGTGCCTACACCGGCAACTACGACGCCATTGCCCTGCGCAATGCCTACCATGGCGGCAGCCCTTCCGCCATGGCTCTCACTTCCCATCACACTTGGAAGTTCAATGTCCCGCACTCCCACGGCGTCCAGCACGCCCGCATGCCGGACACCTACCGTGGACCCTTCGGCAAAGACGATCCCGATGCTGGCAGGAAATACGCCGCCGATATCGAGGAACTCATCCGCTTCGGCAGCTCCGGTAAGATCGCCGCCTTCATCGCCGAGTCCATCCAAGGCGTCGGCGGCACCGTTGTCTTCCCCGATGGCTACCTGAAGCATGCTTACGCCCATGCCCGCGCCGCCGGCGGCCTCTGCATCGCCGACGAGGTCCAGGCTGGCTTCGGCCGCACCGGCACGCACTTCTGGGGCTTCGAAACCCAGGGCGTCATCCCCGATATCGTCACCATGGCCAAGGGTATCGGCAATGGCTGCCCGCTTGCCGCCGTCGTCACTACCCCGGAGATCGCGCAGACCCTCGCCACCCGCATCCACTTCAACACTTTCGGCGGCAACCCCGTCTCCATGGCCCAGGGCCGCGCCGTACTCAAGGTCATCGAAAAGGAAGGCCTTCAAGCCAACTCCCTCGCCATCGGTACCCGTCTAACAGACGGCTTCCGCCGCCTCGCGGAGAAGCACTCCCTCATCGGCGAAGTCCGCGGCCTCGGCCTCATGCTCGGCATCGAGCTTGTGAAGGACCGCATCACCAAGGAGCCTGCCCGCGAGGAATGCGCCGAGGTCTTCGAGCGCTGCAAGGATCTAGGCCTCCTCATTGGCAAGGGTGGTCTCTGGGGCAATGTCCTCCGCATCAAGCCACCGATGTGCATCACTGCGGCCGATGCCGACTTCATGCTCGAGGTCATCGATGAAGCGCTGGCCAGTGCCTGA
- the hydA gene encoding dihydropyrimidinase, which yields MTLLIRNGDIITSCERRTADILCENGQITAIGSNLQAPEGAEVIDASGKYVFPGFIDPHVHIYLPFMGTFSKDDWETGSKAALMGGTTTLIEMCCPSRSEDPLEAIRLWKSKAAGLASCDYTFHAGVTRFDETTTAALKTVVEEEQISSFKVFLAYKGAFGIEDTELYQILALAKDLGVVVTAHCENADLVSETQKRLVAEGKTGPEWHEPSRPITVEAEGCHHLMTFAEMTGAEVYVVHTSCQPAVEAITAARERGVKASIETVAPYLTLDSSYAEQPDFEGAKYVMSPPIRTKEQQDYLWQALADGVIDTVATDHAPFDYATQKHMGHPEAGKAVDASFDPTGQPANFTLIPNGIPSVEERVKLLYTHGVATGRIDLHTFVRVASTRAAEIFGLYPRKGEIAPGSDADLVIWDPGWSGIITAASHSMATDYSAFEGWPIQGRPETVTVRGKLMVKDGQWCGEKGWGGFLPRKPKA from the coding sequence ATGACCCTACTCATCCGCAACGGCGACATCATCACCTCCTGCGAGCGCCGTACCGCCGACATCCTCTGCGAGAACGGGCAGATAACCGCGATCGGCTCCAATCTCCAAGCACCCGAAGGAGCCGAAGTCATCGATGCTTCCGGCAAGTATGTCTTCCCCGGCTTCATTGACCCGCACGTCCACATTTACCTGCCCTTCATGGGCACCTTCTCGAAGGACGATTGGGAGACAGGCAGCAAGGCAGCTCTTATGGGCGGCACCACCACCCTCATCGAGATGTGCTGCCCCTCCCGTTCGGAGGATCCGCTGGAGGCTATCCGTCTTTGGAAGAGCAAGGCTGCGGGTCTCGCTTCCTGCGACTACACCTTCCATGCCGGTGTTACCCGCTTCGATGAAACCACCACTGCCGCCCTGAAGACCGTTGTCGAAGAGGAACAGATATCCTCTTTCAAAGTCTTCCTCGCTTACAAGGGCGCTTTCGGCATCGAGGACACCGAACTCTATCAAATCCTCGCCCTTGCCAAGGATCTCGGCGTCGTCGTCACCGCCCATTGCGAGAATGCCGATCTCGTCTCGGAAACACAGAAGCGCTTAGTCGCCGAGGGGAAGACCGGCCCCGAATGGCACGAACCCTCCCGCCCGATCACCGTCGAAGCCGAGGGCTGCCACCACCTCATGACCTTCGCCGAGATGACCGGCGCGGAAGTCTACGTCGTCCACACCAGTTGCCAACCCGCCGTCGAAGCCATCACCGCCGCCCGCGAACGGGGTGTGAAGGCTAGTATCGAAACCGTCGCTCCCTACCTCACCCTCGATAGCTCCTATGCTGAGCAGCCGGACTTCGAGGGCGCGAAATACGTGATGAGCCCGCCCATCCGCACCAAGGAGCAGCAGGACTACCTTTGGCAGGCCCTCGCTGATGGCGTCATCGATACCGTCGCCACCGATCACGCGCCCTTCGACTACGCCACCCAGAAGCACATGGGCCACCCTGAAGCCGGCAAGGCCGTCGATGCCTCCTTCGATCCCACCGGCCAGCCCGCGAACTTCACCCTCATCCCGAACGGCATCCCCAGCGTCGAGGAGCGCGTGAAGCTTCTCTACACTCACGGTGTCGCCACCGGTCGCATCGATCTCCATACTTTCGTCCGCGTGGCCAGCACTCGTGCCGCCGAGATCTTCGGGCTCTATCCGCGGAAGGGCGAGATCGCCCCCGGCAGCGATGCCGACCTCGTGATTTGGGACCCCGGCTGGTCCGGCATCATCACCGCCGCCAGCCACTCCATGGCCACCGATTACTCCGCCTTCGAAGGCTGGCCGATCCAAGGCCGACCGGAAACCGTCACCGTCCGCGGCAAGCTCATGGTCAAGGATGGCCAATGGTGCGGCGAGAAAGGGTGGGGGGGCTTCCTGCCCCGCAAGCCGAAGGCCTGA
- a CDS encoding adenylate kinase family protein: protein MSKALDVKRPAFLILGAPGAGKGTQGKVLGSIPRFFHCACGDVFRSLDTRTTIGQRFVYYSSRGELVPDELTIELWKAQVDNWADSHVYKPDIDFLVLDGIPRNVPQAEMITSFLDIHQVFHLSCPDREELARRMRKRALKDNRIDDASDRVIQQRIATYEAETKPILEYFSDRLVTNIDATQPPVKVLHDIIGKIVSLPVFAASAQIVA, encoded by the coding sequence ATGTCCAAGGCACTCGACGTCAAACGCCCCGCCTTCCTGATCCTCGGCGCTCCCGGTGCGGGGAAGGGGACTCAAGGGAAGGTTCTCGGCTCCATCCCGCGCTTCTTCCACTGCGCCTGCGGGGATGTCTTCCGCTCCCTCGATACCCGCACGACGATCGGACAGCGCTTCGTCTACTACTCGAGCCGGGGCGAGTTGGTGCCGGACGAATTGACCATCGAACTCTGGAAGGCGCAGGTCGACAACTGGGCGGATTCCCACGTCTACAAGCCGGACATCGACTTCCTGGTGCTCGACGGCATTCCGCGGAATGTGCCTCAGGCCGAGATGATCACCAGCTTCCTGGACATCCATCAGGTTTTCCACCTGTCCTGCCCGGATCGCGAAGAGCTCGCCCGCCGCATGCGCAAGCGCGCTCTGAAGGACAACCGGATCGACGATGCCTCCGACCGTGTGATCCAGCAGCGGATTGCCACCTATGAGGCGGAGACCAAGCCGATCCTCGAATACTTTTCGGACCGGCTGGTAACGAATATCGATGCCACCCAGCCGCCGGTGAAGGTGCTGCATGATATCATCGGCAAGATCGTGTCGCTGCCGGTGTTCGCCGCATCCGCCCAGATTGTCGCCTGA
- a CDS encoding 1-acyl-sn-glycerol-3-phosphate acyltransferase: protein MSKHRPVLSPTRSTAWHRFFHRLISAAWFDEIKVSGQLPAEGPLLLVSCHRNGAVDGFLLDAVSPRLEFMIAGRLVKRWWQRAFFGGIPVERAKDGERDNRSAMDACVRHLGEGGVLCVFPEGTSSLGPRHLTSHSGAARLAAAYEEENGRLPEIIPIGLHYEEPGLFRSRVEVVIGKPLRIEERGRRIVALKRAIEVGLKEVGANFESEFHQDISETAAMDSDTRYQTLKRWEANTPTDLADLWRHSDPASRELLKRGRFAPSSLLLPLALPGYVLNAPVYMASHLAAKRMADGPNVVALWKILGASAAAAIWVPAMALACGLGGGLRGLASYTASTLLGFALRRPLRQTGRALRWLTAPRRRRDEVRELRTLLENHA from the coding sequence GTGAGCAAGCACCGCCCTGTCCTTTCCCCGACCCGGAGCACCGCTTGGCATCGCTTCTTTCATCGCCTGATCTCGGCGGCTTGGTTCGATGAGATCAAAGTGTCCGGGCAGCTACCTGCCGAGGGACCGCTCCTGCTCGTTTCCTGCCACCGAAATGGGGCGGTCGATGGCTTCCTGCTCGATGCGGTCTCCCCCCGGCTGGAGTTCATGATTGCGGGTCGTCTGGTGAAGCGGTGGTGGCAAAGGGCCTTCTTCGGTGGCATTCCGGTCGAGCGGGCCAAAGATGGCGAGCGAGACAACCGTAGCGCGATGGACGCCTGTGTGAGACATCTCGGTGAAGGTGGTGTCCTGTGCGTCTTCCCGGAAGGAACGAGTTCCCTAGGACCACGTCATCTCACCTCCCACTCCGGAGCTGCGAGACTGGCAGCGGCCTATGAGGAGGAGAACGGGCGGCTGCCGGAGATCATCCCGATCGGCTTGCATTATGAAGAGCCCGGACTCTTCCGCTCCAGAGTCGAGGTCGTGATTGGAAAGCCCCTGCGGATCGAAGAACGAGGTCGCCGGATCGTCGCGCTGAAGCGGGCGATCGAGGTGGGCTTGAAGGAAGTGGGTGCGAACTTCGAAAGCGAATTCCATCAAGACATCTCGGAAACTGCGGCAATGGATTCCGATACCCGCTACCAGACCTTGAAGCGATGGGAGGCAAACACTCCGACAGATCTGGCGGACCTATGGCGGCACTCCGATCCGGCATCCCGCGAGCTGCTGAAGCGTGGTCGCTTCGCTCCGAGCTCGCTGCTGCTACCATTGGCCTTGCCGGGCTATGTCCTGAATGCACCGGTATACATGGCCTCCCATCTGGCGGCCAAGCGAATGGCCGACGGCCCCAACGTCGTGGCACTCTGGAAGATTCTGGGAGCAAGCGCGGCGGCGGCGATCTGGGTCCCAGCCATGGCGCTGGCCTGCGGTCTTGGCGGCGGCCTCCGCGGGCTGGCCTCCTACACGGCGAGCACTCTTCTGGGGTTCGCCCTGAGGAGACCCTTGCGCCAAACCGGTCGAGCCCTACGCTGGCTGACAGCACCGCGCCGAAGGCGGGACGAGGTGCGTGAACTGAGGACATTGCTGGAGAACCATGCGTGA
- a CDS encoding PEP-utilizing enzyme, which translates to MRGPGDFAAFPAGAILVSRTTNPAWTPLFHLASAVITESGGPLSHGAVTARELGIPAVMSVPKCLSLLEPGSRVRVDGLKGLVMPV; encoded by the coding sequence GTGCGCGGACCGGGTGATTTCGCGGCATTTCCTGCCGGAGCCATCCTGGTGAGCAGGACGACGAATCCCGCGTGGACACCATTGTTTCACCTCGCGTCAGCCGTCATCACGGAGAGCGGCGGCCCCCTGTCTCACGGAGCCGTGACCGCGCGCGAGCTCGGCATCCCTGCGGTGATGTCCGTGCCAAAATGCCTGAGCCTGCTCGAACCGGGAAGCCGGGTCCGAGTAGATGGATTGAAAGGACTGGTGATGCCGGTGTGA
- the rpsI gene encoding 30S ribosomal protein S9, whose translation MSEVKNLSATGRRKNAVARVRMTEGSGQIVINGRSFEEYLPTLPLQNTVLAPFQHANLLNKFDVVVSANGGGIHGQAGAIRLAVARALTIFDAELRKVIKPHGLLRRDPRMKERKKPGRPGARKRFQFSKR comes from the coding sequence ATGAGCGAAGTCAAGAATCTCAGCGCCACCGGCCGCCGTAAGAACGCCGTCGCCCGCGTCCGCATGACGGAAGGCAGCGGACAGATCGTGATCAACGGTCGTTCCTTCGAGGAATACCTGCCGACGCTGCCCCTGCAGAACACCGTGCTGGCTCCTTTCCAACACGCGAACCTGCTGAACAAGTTCGACGTGGTCGTCTCCGCCAACGGCGGTGGTATCCACGGCCAAGCCGGTGCGATCCGCCTGGCAGTCGCCCGCGCGCTCACCATCTTCGATGCCGAGCTCCGCAAGGTGATCAAGCCGCACGGCCTGCTTCGCCGCGACCCGCGCATGAAGGAGCGTAAGAAGCCCGGCCGCCCCGGCGCCCGCAAGCGCTTCCAGTTCTCCAAGCGCTAA
- a CDS encoding phosphatase PAP2 family protein yields the protein MREESGMMWHERAYLLLWISLGAALAWQGMAKPSDAVAGGQALALLGLVKVGKRGLWWQVRMWLPLVALNVTYFWLGDAIPRLNPWRADAMLLELDRAVFGDCLALKAAPLVSTWAREILSMAYLSFFPLWLGGLALAQWRGRQDQQSFFTGLYLIYVVGFAGYILFPAAGPFRYPPLSEQAGFATAGGVFTRMNDAVVMNGCNGVDVFPSLHTAITVFVLLAAWSWSQRLAAWLAMPCILIICATIGLQYHYAADLAAGTLLGAAVWWLTIFRHSSKHHHDGTLCHSTSRSSGREPRPDGRQGI from the coding sequence ATGCGTGAAGAATCCGGCATGATGTGGCACGAGCGGGCTTACCTGCTGCTGTGGATTTCCCTCGGCGCGGCACTGGCATGGCAGGGCATGGCCAAGCCATCCGACGCCGTGGCCGGGGGACAAGCGTTGGCACTGCTGGGCTTGGTCAAGGTGGGAAAGCGAGGCCTGTGGTGGCAGGTGCGGATGTGGCTACCCTTGGTCGCGCTCAATGTGACCTACTTCTGGCTCGGTGATGCGATTCCCCGCCTGAACCCATGGCGGGCGGATGCAATGCTGCTTGAGCTGGACCGCGCCGTGTTCGGAGATTGCCTGGCTTTGAAGGCCGCACCTCTCGTCTCCACTTGGGCAAGGGAGATACTATCCATGGCGTATCTGAGTTTCTTCCCGCTGTGGCTGGGCGGTCTCGCGCTCGCCCAATGGCGGGGACGACAAGACCAGCAGTCCTTCTTCACCGGCCTGTATCTCATCTACGTAGTCGGCTTTGCGGGATACATCTTGTTCCCGGCGGCGGGCCCCTTCCGCTATCCACCGCTATCGGAGCAGGCGGGCTTCGCCACTGCGGGCGGCGTCTTCACCCGGATGAACGATGCGGTGGTGATGAACGGCTGCAATGGAGTGGATGTCTTTCCCAGTCTGCACACGGCGATCACGGTCTTCGTTCTCCTCGCCGCGTGGAGTTGGTCGCAACGCCTCGCGGCATGGCTCGCCATGCCCTGCATCCTGATCATCTGCGCCACCATCGGCCTGCAATATCACTACGCTGCCGACTTGGCCGCAGGCACCCTGCTGGGTGCGGCAGTGTGGTGGCTCACGATCTTCCGACATTCGAGCAAACATCATCATGACGGAACCCTTTGTCATTCGACTTCAAGATCCAGCGGCCGCGAACCCCGCCCTGACGGGCGGCAAGGGATCTAG
- a CDS encoding NCS1 family nucleobase:cation symporter-1 has protein sequence MHDPDLTNEDLAAVPPEKRTWMMWNFAALWISMAACIPTYMLASSLIDGGMNWWQAVLTIFLGNAIVLVPMILNAHAGTAYGIPFPVFCRASFGILGANIPALLRALVACGWFGIQAWIGGEAIHKILAVFFPAFSSGSAIAGLGITGTQLICFLFFWGINMWVIHRGIHTIRLLLSIKAPLLIILGLALLAWAYSAAGGFGPMLSKPSAFDPGQPKAGQFTAFFIPALTGMIGFWATLSLNIPDFSRYARSQKDQILGQAIGLPPTMALYSFIGVAVTSATAIIYGKTLWDPVDVLTRFTNPLVLVVAMLALCIATLATNIAANVVSPANDFAHLAPRKISFRTGGYITGIIGVLMMPWKLVADPSGYIFTWLIGYSALLGPIAGIMIADYFVLRRRKLDLDELYRAHGIYRYTSGFSLAAIAAFLLAVIPNLPGFLAHVKAVDPASVPDFLETLYQQAWFVGFALGFMLYLFFRKLAPAKVTAS, from the coding sequence ATGCACGATCCCGATCTCACCAACGAAGATCTCGCCGCGGTCCCGCCGGAGAAGCGGACATGGATGATGTGGAACTTCGCCGCGCTGTGGATTTCCATGGCGGCGTGCATCCCCACCTACATGCTCGCCTCCTCGCTCATTGATGGCGGCATGAACTGGTGGCAGGCGGTGCTCACCATCTTTCTCGGGAATGCCATCGTGCTCGTTCCGATGATACTGAACGCTCACGCGGGCACCGCCTACGGCATCCCGTTCCCGGTCTTCTGTCGCGCCTCCTTTGGCATCCTCGGAGCGAATATCCCCGCACTGCTCCGCGCCCTCGTCGCCTGTGGCTGGTTCGGCATCCAGGCATGGATCGGCGGTGAAGCGATTCACAAGATTCTCGCGGTCTTCTTCCCGGCATTCTCCTCCGGAAGCGCCATCGCGGGTTTGGGCATCACCGGCACGCAGCTCATCTGCTTCCTCTTCTTTTGGGGCATCAACATGTGGGTCATCCACCGCGGCATCCACACCATCCGTCTTCTGCTCTCGATCAAGGCTCCGCTCCTGATCATCCTCGGCTTGGCCCTGCTTGCGTGGGCCTACAGCGCGGCAGGGGGATTCGGCCCCATGCTCTCGAAGCCCTCCGCCTTCGACCCCGGGCAGCCGAAAGCGGGGCAATTCACCGCCTTCTTCATCCCCGCTCTCACCGGCATGATCGGCTTCTGGGCCACGCTCTCGCTGAATATCCCCGACTTCTCCCGCTATGCCCGCTCGCAGAAGGACCAGATCCTCGGCCAAGCCATCGGCCTCCCGCCCACCATGGCACTCTACTCTTTCATCGGAGTCGCGGTGACCTCTGCCACCGCCATCATCTACGGCAAGACCCTCTGGGACCCTGTCGATGTCCTCACCCGCTTCACAAATCCACTCGTTCTCGTCGTCGCGATGCTCGCTCTTTGCATTGCCACCCTCGCAACAAACATCGCGGCGAACGTTGTAAGCCCCGCGAACGACTTCGCTCACCTCGCGCCTCGCAAGATCTCTTTCCGCACCGGCGGCTACATCACCGGTATCATCGGCGTCCTCATGATGCCCTGGAAACTCGTCGCCGATCCGTCTGGCTACATCTTCACCTGGCTCATCGGCTACAGCGCCCTGTTGGGGCCTATCGCCGGTATCATGATCGCCGACTACTTCGTGCTCCGCCGCCGCAAGCTCGATCTCGACGAACTCTACCGTGCTCACGGAATCTACCGCTACACGAGTGGCTTCAGCCTCGCCGCCATCGCGGCTTTCCTCCTCGCCGTCATCCCGAACCTTCCCGGCTTCCTCGCCCACGTCAAAGCCGTCGATCCCGCTTCGGTTCCGGACTTCCTCGAAACCCTCTACCAGCAGGCGTGGTTCGTCGGTTTCGCTCTTGGCTTCATGCTTTACCTCTTCTTCCGCAAGCTCGCTCCGGCGAAGGTCACGGCGTCGTAA